A stretch of Deltaproteobacteria bacterium DNA encodes these proteins:
- a CDS encoding insulinase family protein, translating to MWTALSETPLSRRLSVRHFRLHNGLELLLLPDPSAPIVSYQTWYRVGSRDERPGKTGIAHLFEHLMFNQTESRGPGVLDREIEAVGGDTNASTWVDWTQYRISVPADRLDLAIDIESDRMQHLVLEPEPLEAEREVVINERLMRVEDDVDGFLDEQLMKRAFAGHPYGWPTIGWMEDIRAITLDDARAFYRTYYAPNNAVIVVAGDVDAAAALDAIERAYGDIAPAELPPRRRVPVAGRPGEVARFSKPVPADRAIAAYPVPPQSHPDWPIVDAIVALLTGGPSARLYERLVVDAQICTSVDGFVLPFAEASLLEVSFSLARGHTADEALTELDAAATALCDVPVPERELAKVKRWAETDFWAHLSTADGRAEALGHYHVTVGDYRALFRTVDEVRAINPADVQRVANRYFDSDRRTVVIAEPA from the coding sequence ATGTGGACTGCTCTGAGTGAAACCCCGCTGTCGCGCCGGCTCAGCGTGCGACATTTCCGCCTGCACAACGGCCTCGAGCTGCTGCTGTTGCCCGACCCGTCCGCGCCGATCGTGTCGTACCAGACGTGGTATCGCGTCGGCTCGCGCGACGAGCGCCCGGGCAAGACCGGCATCGCCCACCTGTTCGAACACCTGATGTTCAATCAGACCGAATCGCGCGGGCCCGGCGTGCTGGACCGCGAGATCGAAGCCGTCGGCGGCGACACCAACGCATCGACCTGGGTCGATTGGACGCAATACCGCATCAGCGTGCCGGCCGACCGGCTCGACCTCGCCATCGACATCGAGTCCGACCGCATGCAGCACCTCGTGCTCGAACCGGAGCCGCTGGAAGCGGAACGCGAGGTCGTCATCAACGAGCGGCTCATGCGCGTCGAGGACGACGTCGACGGGTTTCTCGACGAACAGTTGATGAAACGCGCGTTCGCGGGACACCCGTACGGCTGGCCGACGATCGGTTGGATGGAAGACATCCGCGCGATCACCCTCGACGACGCGCGCGCGTTCTACCGGACCTACTACGCGCCCAACAACGCGGTGATCGTCGTCGCCGGCGACGTCGACGCGGCCGCGGCGCTCGACGCGATCGAGCGCGCGTACGGCGACATCGCGCCGGCGGAGCTGCCGCCGCGGCGGCGGGTGCCCGTCGCCGGCCGCCCCGGCGAGGTCGCGCGATTCTCCAAGCCGGTGCCGGCCGACCGCGCGATCGCCGCCTACCCCGTTCCGCCGCAGAGCCATCCCGACTGGCCGATCGTCGACGCGATCGTCGCGCTGCTCACCGGCGGGCCGTCGGCGCGGCTGTACGAGCGGCTGGTCGTCGACGCACAAATCTGCACGTCGGTCGACGGGTTCGTGCTGCCGTTTGCGGAGGCATCCCTGCTGGAGGTCTCGTTTTCGCTGGCGCGCGGCCACACGGCCGACGAGGCACTCACCGAACTGGACGCCGCTGCCACCGCGCTGTGCGACGTCCCCGTCCCCGAGCGCGAGCTGGCGAAGGTCAAGCGCTGGGCGGAGACCGACTTCTGGGCGCACCTTTCGACCGCCGACGGGCGGGCCGAGGCGCTCGGCCACTATCACGTGACCGTCGGCGACTACCGCGCGCTGTTCCGCACGGTCGACGAGGTCCGCGCCATCAACCCCGCCGACGTCCAGCGCGTCGCCAACCGCTACTTCGACTCCGACCGCCGCACGGTCGTCATCGCGGAGCCGGCATGA
- a CDS encoding insulinase family protein, with the protein MKRILELSDDIPLVWYQILARGGAAADPPGREGTLRHAALLARRGAGDRSRADIDRALDELGATLEVVAGRDSIGLRGVCLSRHVDDVVSIAADILARPAMDPDEHRKLLVETRGVLDELRDDDAALAQRYFARDFGGPAAYARTAIGTEDSLDAIDLDDVRAAYRRAVVPDNLVVAFAGDVDEVRACALADRLAADLPTDPPPALPDVAAEPAAGPTRALVVDKPDRAQVQCAIGHVGPRYGTPEFDALIPVETVFGGTFTSRLMQELRVRRGWTYGAGCQLGRARGNLWFRVAFASAEAVAADAVARAIDMIGELARDGITDDELAFAKGHLRGAWPFSIATPRARAHLRAECAVYGLDDDYALRFPDRIAAVTAAAARDAIAAWLRPASLLTVAVATADRFALPGAAVEPFTSY; encoded by the coding sequence ATGAAGCGCATCCTCGAGCTGTCCGACGATATCCCGCTCGTCTGGTATCAGATCCTCGCGCGCGGCGGCGCCGCCGCCGACCCGCCCGGCCGCGAGGGGACTTTGCGCCACGCCGCTCTGCTCGCCCGCCGCGGCGCCGGCGACCGGTCGCGCGCCGACATCGACCGCGCCCTCGACGAGCTCGGCGCGACCCTCGAGGTCGTCGCCGGCCGCGACAGCATCGGCCTGCGCGGCGTGTGCTTGTCGCGCCACGTCGACGACGTCGTCTCCATCGCCGCGGACATCCTCGCGCGCCCCGCGATGGACCCCGACGAGCACCGCAAGCTGCTCGTGGAGACGCGCGGCGTGCTCGACGAGCTGCGCGACGACGACGCCGCGCTAGCGCAGCGCTATTTCGCGCGCGACTTCGGCGGCCCGGCGGCCTACGCGCGTACGGCCATCGGCACCGAGGACTCGCTCGACGCGATCGACCTCGACGACGTGCGCGCCGCGTACCGGCGCGCGGTGGTGCCCGACAACCTCGTCGTCGCGTTCGCCGGCGACGTCGACGAGGTCCGCGCGTGCGCTCTCGCCGATCGGCTCGCCGCCGACCTGCCCACCGATCCGCCGCCGGCTTTGCCTGACGTCGCCGCCGAGCCGGCCGCCGGCCCGACGCGCGCGCTCGTGGTCGACAAGCCCGACCGCGCGCAGGTCCAGTGCGCGATCGGCCACGTGGGACCGCGGTACGGCACCCCGGAGTTCGACGCGCTCATCCCGGTCGAGACGGTCTTCGGCGGCACGTTCACGTCCCGGCTGATGCAGGAGCTGCGCGTCCGGCGCGGGTGGACCTACGGCGCCGGCTGCCAACTCGGCCGCGCGCGCGGCAACCTGTGGTTCCGCGTCGCCTTCGCGTCGGCCGAGGCCGTCGCCGCGGACGCCGTCGCCCGCGCCATCGACATGATCGGCGAGCTGGCGCGCGACGGCATCACCGACGACGAACTCGCGTTTGCCAAGGGCCACTTGCGCGGGGCATGGCCGTTTTCGATTGCGACGCCGCGCGCGCGCGCACACCTGCGCGCCGAGTGCGCCGTCTACGGGCTCGACGACGACTACGCCCTGCGGTTTCCCGACCGCATCGCCGCCGTCACCGCGGCCGCCGCGCGCGACGCGATCGCCGCGTGGCTGCGGCCCGCGTCGCTCCTCACCGTCGCCGTCGCCACCGCCGACCGCTTCGCGCTGCCCGGCGCCGCCGTCGAACCGTTCACCTCCTATTGA
- a CDS encoding glycerophosphodiester phosphodiesterase: MPWSSDRGRPLVLAHRGASARCLENTAAAFAAARADGADGVELDVRPTGDRGTAVLHDADLVRVAGRPERVADLTVAELRRIALVDGSRALSLDDAIDLVAGMLVNVEIKVDGAVDAGWVAAVARRVADRLGDRAVVSSFRAAAVAVVRAAAPRVRAGLLVGAGAGYARRRGWPGPVLRPWSIHPHHELVTADAMRRWRRRGWRVVTWTADGATELRRLRRLGVDAVIANDPAAALRALAS, translated from the coding sequence GTGCCCTGGTCGAGTGACCGCGGGCGGCCGCTCGTGCTGGCCCATCGCGGCGCCAGCGCGCGCTGCCTCGAGAACACCGCGGCGGCATTCGCGGCGGCGCGGGCCGACGGCGCCGACGGGGTCGAACTCGACGTGCGGCCGACGGGCGACCGCGGCACTGCCGTGCTCCACGACGCGGACCTGGTGCGCGTGGCGGGACGGCCGGAGCGCGTCGCCGACCTCACCGTGGCCGAGCTGCGGCGGATCGCGCTCGTCGACGGCAGCCGCGCGCTGTCGCTCGACGACGCGATCGATCTGGTCGCGGGCATGCTCGTGAACGTCGAGATCAAGGTGGACGGCGCGGTGGACGCGGGGTGGGTCGCCGCGGTCGCCCGCCGGGTCGCCGATCGCCTCGGCGACCGCGCCGTGGTGTCGTCGTTCCGCGCGGCCGCGGTCGCGGTCGTCCGGGCGGCGGCGCCGCGCGTGCGCGCCGGTCTGCTGGTGGGCGCCGGCGCCGGGTACGCGCGCCGGCGCGGCTGGCCCGGGCCGGTGTTGCGCCCGTGGTCGATCCATCCGCACCACGAGCTGGTCACGGCGGACGCGATGCGCCGGTGGCGGCGGCGCGGCTGGCGCGTCGTGACGTGGACGGCCGACGGCGCCACCGAGCTGCGCCGTTTGCGCCGGCTCGGGGTCGACGCCGTGATTGCGAACGATCCGGCGGCCGCGCTGCGCGCGCTGGCGTCGTGA
- a CDS encoding aspartate kinase, giving the protein MRIVVQKYGGSSVADPERIRRVAERIVRVRRDGIGVVAVVSAMGATTDELLALAKRVSPAPPRRELDMLLSVGERISMALLSMAVSELGFEAISFTGSQCGILTNDRHSGARIIEVRPVRVQDELERGRVVIVAGFQGVSYKREITTLGRGGSDTTAVALAAALGAEYCEICSDVDGVYTADPRIVSAAELLDAITCDEMEELAAHGARVLHAACVDIARRSGIALYARATDRADGGTRVGIGEPRAVAGIAGQRGLVRLRFASPRDAAQRLDGLSIQHMRADADGGAVVYLSLDDVPDWPALRRALEAGGVDVAEGVGAVSAVGAGVSLARALAAAPCPIDEVAATPLRVTLYCAAEDVDALVEAMHRALVE; this is encoded by the coding sequence GTGCGCATCGTGGTGCAGAAATACGGCGGCTCGTCCGTCGCCGATCCGGAGCGAATTCGCAGGGTCGCCGAGCGGATCGTGCGGGTGCGCCGCGACGGGATCGGCGTGGTCGCCGTCGTGTCGGCGATGGGCGCCACGACCGACGAGCTGCTCGCGCTGGCCAAGCGCGTGTCGCCGGCGCCGCCGCGCCGCGAGCTGGACATGCTGCTGTCGGTGGGCGAACGCATCTCGATGGCGCTGCTGTCGATGGCGGTGAGCGAACTCGGCTTCGAGGCGATCTCGTTTACCGGTTCGCAGTGCGGGATCCTCACCAATGACCGCCACAGCGGCGCGCGCATCATCGAGGTGCGTCCGGTCAGGGTGCAGGACGAGCTCGAGCGCGGGCGCGTCGTGATCGTCGCCGGCTTCCAGGGCGTGTCGTACAAGCGGGAAATCACCACGCTCGGGCGGGGCGGTTCCGATACGACCGCGGTCGCCCTCGCCGCTGCGCTCGGCGCCGAGTATTGTGAGATCTGTTCCGACGTCGACGGCGTGTACACTGCGGACCCGCGCATCGTGAGCGCCGCGGAGCTGCTCGACGCGATCACCTGCGACGAGATGGAGGAGCTGGCGGCGCACGGCGCCCGCGTGCTGCACGCCGCGTGCGTCGACATCGCGCGGCGTTCGGGCATCGCGCTGTACGCGCGCGCGACCGACCGGGCCGACGGCGGCACGCGCGTCGGCATCGGCGAGCCGCGGGCGGTGGCGGGCATCGCCGGCCAGCGCGGGCTCGTGCGGCTGCGTTTCGCCAGCCCGCGCGATGCCGCGCAGCGCCTCGACGGGTTGTCGATACAACACATGCGCGCGGACGCGGACGGCGGCGCGGTCGTCTACCTGAGCCTCGACGACGTGCCGGACTGGCCGGCGCTGCGGCGCGCGCTGGAGGCCGGCGGGGTCGACGTCGCCGAGGGGGTCGGCGCCGTGAGTGCGGTCGGCGCCGGCGTGTCGCTGGCGCGGGCGCTGGCGGCCGCCCCGTGCCCGATCGACGAGGTCGCGGCCACCCCGCTGCGGGTGACGCTGTACTGCGCGGCCGAGGACGTGGACGCGCTGGTCGAGGCGATGCACCGTGCCCTGGTCGAGTGA